From the genome of Bradyrhizobium sp. ORS 278:
GCGTGCCGACATGCCGTTCGTGGTTGTGTCCGACGTGCAGCTGCGCGGCAAGAGCGGCACGGCATGGCTCTCCGAGTTGCACCGGCTCGACCCGGACCTGCCGGTGATCCTGGTCACCGGCCATGGCGACATCTCGATGGCCGTGGAGGCGATGCGCCACGGCGCCTATGACTTCATCGAGAAGCCGTGCTCGTCCGAGCAGCTGGTGTCCGTCGTGCGCCGCGCGCTCGACAAGCGCAGGCTGACGCTGGAGGTGCGCACCCTCCGCTCGGCGCTCGCCGACCGCCAAGGCATCGAGGCCAGCCTGCTCGGGCGCTCGCCGCAGATCCAGGAGGTGCGTCGCATCGTCGCCAATCTCGCCTCGACCAATGTCGACGTCACGATCTATGGCGAGACCGGCACCGGCAAGGACGTCGTCGCGCGCTGCCTGCATGCGCATAGTGCCCGGCGCGGCGGCAACTACGTCGCGGTGAATTGCGGCGGCCTGCCGGAATCCTTGGTCGAGAGCGAATTGTTCGGCCATGAGGCCGGCGCCTTCACCGGCGCCACCAAGCAGCGCATCGGCAAGATCGAATACGCCCATGGCGGCACGCTGTTCCTCGACGAGATCGAGAGCATGCCGCTCAGCGTCCAGGTCAAGCTGCTGCGCGCGCTGCAGGACCGCGCGATCGAGCGCGTCGGCTCCAACAAGCCGGTCGCGGTGGAGTGCCGCGTCGTCGCCGCCAGCAAGGCCAATCTCTATGAGCTCAGCGAGAGCAGGCAGTTCCGCGCCGATCTCTACTACCGCCTCGGCGTCGCCTTCATCGAGCTGCCGCCCCTGCGCGAGCGGCGCGAGGACATTCCGATCCTGTTCGAGCATTTCACGCTCGACGCCGCCAAGCGCTTCGAGCGCGACGCGCCAATCGTCGACGATGCGACGATGTCGTTGCTGCTCGGCTATGCCTGGCCCGGCAACGTCCGCGAGCTGCGCAACGTCGCCGACCGCTTCGTGCTCGGCGTGCTCGACCGGAGGGTGCTGAGCCGGTCCGCTTCCCCATCCTCTGAGCTGTCGCTGCCGCGGCAATTGGAGAACGTCGAACGCTCGATCATCGAGGACGCGCTGCGCCGCAAGCTCGGCGACGTGCCGGCGACGGCGGCCATGCTCGGCGTGCCGAAGCAGACCTTGTACGACAAGATCAAGCGGCTCGCGATCGACGTCGATGGCATCCGCGAGCGCCACTGACGCGGCTCCCCGGCGTGACGGCGAGGAACGAACGCTGCGGCAGCGCCGTTGACGGCCCATGACAGGCAGAGACACCCGCGACCTGCGCTCCGGCGCCTACGATCCCGTCAGCAAGGACGGCTTGCCGCAGCCGCAGCAGGTCAAGGACGCAACGACGCCCCGACAGCGCGAGCAGTGGGGCGCCGATGTGCGCGCCGAGCCTTTGCCCGGCACCGAGCCGGTGCTGCCCGAAGGCCTCACGCGCGAGCGGCGTGATCCGCTCAATCGCAACACCGGCCGCCGCGACACCAAATAGCGTCGCGACGGCCATGCGGCTCACTTCGCCGCGATCACCATGATCTCGACCGTGTATTGCGGCGCCGCGAGGCCGGCCTCGACGGTGGCGCGGGCAGGCGTGTTGCCGGCCGACACCCAGCCGTCCCACACCGCGTTCATCTCGCCGAAAGTCTTGATGTCGGTGAGGTAGATCGTCGCGGACAACAGCTTGGTCTTGTCGGTGCCGGCCTTCGCCAGGTGACCATCGATGATGGAGAGGATCTCCTCGGTCTGCTTGGTCACGCTTTCGCCGGCGGTCTTCTGCGCGACGACGCCTGCGAGATAGACGGTATTGCCGTGAACGACGACCTGGCTCATGCGCGGGCCGACTTCGAAACGCTGGATGGACATCGAGAGAAACTCCTCAGAGGGTCAATTCGGGGCCTTTCCCTAGCGCGTGCGACGCGGCAGCGCCAGTCGGCTGAAGCAGGGGCGGCGGGGACGGCGAATGAGCCTCTCTTAAGCGACCTGGCCAATGCTCTGGTCAGGAATGTGCCCTTCATCGTCTTTCGAGACGCCCGCCGTTGGCGGGCTCCTCAAGACGAGGCCGGAATTCCTGACGGGCAATCCATTCCCTCATGGTGAGGAGCGCCGCTCGCGGCGCGTCTCGAACCATGAGGCCTCGACGCACGACCTTGCGTTGCCGGCGTATCCATCGCACACGGACAGCGACATTTGCGGTTTGAAGCTGTCTCGCCGCGCTGCACAGGGGCTTGCCCATGTGGCAGGCAAGCACGGAGCGTTTTCCGCGCTTGCACCGATATTTGAGACATGAAACATTCCGGGCGAGGTTCCTTTTAAACCATTTCGGAGGGGCGTGATGCGGAAACGGTTGATGCTGGCGGCGCTGTCGGCGGTCGCATTGGCGACGAGTGCAGGAGCGAGCTTTGCGCAGCAGACAATCCGCGTCGGCTGGACCATTCCGGCGGAAGAATCCAAGTACTGGATGATGAAGCGGCCGACCGAGTTTCCGGATCTCGGCAAGACCTACAATATCGAGTGGACGCAGTTCCAGGGCACGGCACCGATGACCCAGGCGCTCGCCGCCGGCGCGCTCGACTGCGCGACCCAGGCGCCGCTGTCGCTGTCGAACGGCGTCGTTGGCGGCGGCCTCAAGGCCTACATCGTCGCCCAGCACGTCTATGAGAAGCCGGGTGGGTTCTCGGTGTACTGGGCGGTGAAGGACGATTCGCCGATCAAGACGATCGCCGATCTCAAGGGCAAGACCGTTGGCATCTCCGTCATCGGCGGCGGCACGCAGGGGCCGTTCAACCTGCTGCTCAAGCAGGCCGGGCTGGATCCCGCCAAGGACATCAAGCTGGTCGAGGTCGGCTTCGCGACCGCCGAGGATGCGCTGCGCCAGGGCCGCGTCGACGCCGTCAACATGAACCAGCCGTTCGCCGCGCGCGCCGAGGCGAAGGGCGGCACCCGCAAGCTGTTCCAGCTCTCCGAGGCGATGCCGAACATCGTCCACATCCTCGAGGCGTGTCGCGCCGATTTCGTCGACAAGAATCCGGATCTCGTGAAGGCCTATGTCCGCGACATCACCACCGGCATGAAGAAGGCGCTCGCCAACCGCGAGGAGACCTTGAAGGTCGTGTCCGAAGTGATGAAGGTGCCGGTGCCTGTCATCGAGACCTATCTGCTCAAGGACAATGATTTCGGCCGCGATCCCGTCGCCGCGCCGAATTTCCCCGCGATCCAGAAGATGCTCGACATCTACGCCGAGACCGGCATGCTGCCGAAGCTCGACGTCGCCCAGTTCAAGCACCCCACCATCGTCGCGCCGATCCAGTAGGCGTCGCGACGCGGAGCTCGCATCGATGAGGAAGCTGCGTTCGCGCGTGACGGTGGAGGGGCTCGACCGCGCCCCGCACCGCGCCTTCATGCGCGCGATGGGCCTCGATGACGCCGACATCGCCAAGCCGATGATCGGAATCGTCAGTCAGAGGGGCGAGCAGACGCCCTGCAACATGACGCACGACTTCCAGGTCGATGCCGCCAAGACCGGCATCTCCGAGTCCGGCGGCACGCCGCGCGAATTCGCCACCGTCTCCGTCTCCGACGGCATCAGCATGAACCATGAGGGAATGAAGTTCTCTCTGTTCTCCCGCGAGCTGATCGCCGATTCGATCGAGGCCGTGGTGCACGGCCTAGCCTATGACGCGCTGATCGGCTTCGGCGGCTGCGACAAGACCTTGCCCGGCGTGATGATGGGTATGGTCCGCTGCAACGTGCCGTCGATCTTCATCTATGGCGGCAGCGCGCTGCCCGGCAAGTACCAGGGCAAGACGCTCACGGTGCTCGACTCCTACGAAGCGGTCGGCAGCTACATGACCGGCGAGATCGATGCCGCCACGCTCGAAGGCATCGAGCGCTCGTGCCTGCCGACGATCGGCGCCTGCGCCGGCCAGTTCACCGCGAACACCATGGGCATGCTGTCTGAGGCGATGGGCCTGTCGATGCCCAACGTCTCGATGATCCCCGGCGTCTATGCCGAGCGCGCCCATGTCGCGCGCGCAGCCGGGCGCCTGATCATGCAGATGCTCGCCAACGATGGCCCGCGGCCGCGCGACATCGTCACCCGCAAATCCCTGGAGAACGGCGCGGCGATCGTCGCCGCCACCGGCGGCTCGACCAACGCGGCCCTGCATCTGCCTGCGATCGCGAACGAGGCCGGCATCCGCTTCACGCTCGACGATGTCGGCGAGGTGTTTTCGCGCACGCCGCTGATCGGCAATCTCAGGCCCGGCGGCAAGTATACGGCGAAGGACGTGTATGACATCGGCGGCGCGGCCGTCGTGATCCGCGCGCTGATCGACAGCGGCCACATCGACGGCTCCTGCATCACGGTGACCGGCCGTACGCTCGCCGAGGCCTGCGGCGCGGCCAATGCGCCGGATGGCGAGGTCGTGTTCACGCCGGCCAGGCCGATGATGGCCGACGGCGGCGTCGCCGTGCTCAAGGGCAATCTCGCGCCGGATGGTGCGGTCATCAAGGTCGCCGGTCTCAAGAGCCTGGTGTTCGAGGGCCGCGCGCGCGTGTTTGAAGATGAAGAAGCCTGCGTCGCCGCCGTCCGCGCCCGCAACTACCAGGCGGGCGAGGTGCTGATCATCCGTAACGAGGGGCCGGTCGGCGGCCCCGGCATGCGCGAGATGCTCGGCGTCACCGCGCTGATCTATGGCCAGGGCATGGGCGAGAAGGTCGCGCTGATCACCGACGGCCGCTTCTCCGGTGCCACCCGCGGTTTATGCATCGGCTACGTCTCGCCGGAAGCCTTCGTCGGCGGCCCGCTGGCGCTGGTGCGTGATGGCGATCCCATTCGCATCGATGCGAAAGCGCGCACGCTCGACGTGCTGCTCGACGAGGGCGAGCTCGCCGCGCGTCGCAGCGCGTGGACGCAGCGGCCGCCGCGGCATCGCGCGGGAGCGCTGGCGAAATACGCGAAACTGGTGGGGCAGGCGCCGCTCGGCGCGGTCACGCATGAGGGACCGGCGGAATGGCCCTGGTTCGATCAGGAGCAGGAATGAACCGCGACGCGCGACGATTGGCAGGGTTTTTGCTAATCTTGCGACCACACGCCCCGTCATTCCAGGGCAATCGTCGAGGCGAAGCCTCGATGATTGAGCCCGGAACCTCGAGCTTGTTGAGCATGAACGTCCGGCCAGTTCGAGATTCCGGGTTCAAGGCCTTCGGTCTTGCCACGGAATGACGGTGGATGTGGACGGAGATGAGTCCCTGCGTTTGCCGTCATGATAATTTGGAGCCTCTAAGCGTGTTGCACTGGAAAGAGAAGCCGACATGGGCGTGACCCCGATCCGCCCCGGGCAGCTCGCGGGCGTCTCCCTCGGCCGCCGCGCGGCCACGCCGATCATCGAGATCGAGCACGTCTCGCAGGTGTTCAAGACCTCGTCGCGCCGCGACCACACGGCGCTGTCGGACATCTCGCTGACGGTAGGCGAGGGCGCCTTCGTCTCGATCCTCGGTCCCTCCGGCTGCGGCAAGTCGACCTTGCTCTACATCGTCGGCGGCTTCGTCAAGCCGACCAGCGGTGCCGCGAAGATGAAAGGCAAGCCGATCACCGGCCCCGGCACC
Proteins encoded in this window:
- a CDS encoding sigma-54 dependent transcriptional regulator, which translates into the protein MSSEQPIGVIYVEDDEDVRIGAVQALQLAGFAVTPFASVEAASAVVRADMPFVVVSDVQLRGKSGTAWLSELHRLDPDLPVILVTGHGDISMAVEAMRHGAYDFIEKPCSSEQLVSVVRRALDKRRLTLEVRTLRSALADRQGIEASLLGRSPQIQEVRRIVANLASTNVDVTIYGETGTGKDVVARCLHAHSARRGGNYVAVNCGGLPESLVESELFGHEAGAFTGATKQRIGKIEYAHGGTLFLDEIESMPLSVQVKLLRALQDRAIERVGSNKPVAVECRVVAASKANLYELSESRQFRADLYYRLGVAFIELPPLRERREDIPILFEHFTLDAAKRFERDAPIVDDATMSLLLGYAWPGNVRELRNVADRFVLGVLDRRVLSRSASPSSELSLPRQLENVERSIIEDALRRKLGDVPATAAMLGVPKQTLYDKIKRLAIDVDGIRERH
- a CDS encoding RidA family protein, with amino-acid sequence MSIQRFEVGPRMSQVVVHGNTVYLAGVVAQKTAGESVTKQTEEILSIIDGHLAKAGTDKTKLLSATIYLTDIKTFGEMNAVWDGWVSAGNTPARATVEAGLAAPQYTVEIMVIAAK
- a CDS encoding ABC transporter substrate-binding protein, with translation MRKRLMLAALSAVALATSAGASFAQQTIRVGWTIPAEESKYWMMKRPTEFPDLGKTYNIEWTQFQGTAPMTQALAAGALDCATQAPLSLSNGVVGGGLKAYIVAQHVYEKPGGFSVYWAVKDDSPIKTIADLKGKTVGISVIGGGTQGPFNLLLKQAGLDPAKDIKLVEVGFATAEDALRQGRVDAVNMNQPFAARAEAKGGTRKLFQLSEAMPNIVHILEACRADFVDKNPDLVKAYVRDITTGMKKALANREETLKVVSEVMKVPVPVIETYLLKDNDFGRDPVAAPNFPAIQKMLDIYAETGMLPKLDVAQFKHPTIVAPIQ
- the ilvD gene encoding dihydroxy-acid dehydratase — translated: MRKLRSRVTVEGLDRAPHRAFMRAMGLDDADIAKPMIGIVSQRGEQTPCNMTHDFQVDAAKTGISESGGTPREFATVSVSDGISMNHEGMKFSLFSRELIADSIEAVVHGLAYDALIGFGGCDKTLPGVMMGMVRCNVPSIFIYGGSALPGKYQGKTLTVLDSYEAVGSYMTGEIDAATLEGIERSCLPTIGACAGQFTANTMGMLSEAMGLSMPNVSMIPGVYAERAHVARAAGRLIMQMLANDGPRPRDIVTRKSLENGAAIVAATGGSTNAALHLPAIANEAGIRFTLDDVGEVFSRTPLIGNLRPGGKYTAKDVYDIGGAAVVIRALIDSGHIDGSCITVTGRTLAEACGAANAPDGEVVFTPARPMMADGGVAVLKGNLAPDGAVIKVAGLKSLVFEGRARVFEDEEACVAAVRARNYQAGEVLIIRNEGPVGGPGMREMLGVTALIYGQGMGEKVALITDGRFSGATRGLCIGYVSPEAFVGGPLALVRDGDPIRIDAKARTLDVLLDEGELAARRSAWTQRPPRHRAGALAKYAKLVGQAPLGAVTHEGPAEWPWFDQEQE